One Streptomyces drozdowiczii DNA segment encodes these proteins:
- a CDS encoding SpoIIE family protein phosphatase: MDDRVAGALSLPDDWPAHPDLSLALNRMGSFDWDLDSGLMHLDRPALDVFDMRAEEYDNRPETLGLRVPPDEGVRLDAMVSETLKSGRSTYGAYFRLQSRDGTLRWAHTQGFVRRDDSGRPRRIIGIVRDAGPELAESAARRELDEELRRRTSLVDATTAALAHARTVKDVIEVLKNSEGLALLGATSLVMGLIEAGRIHLVADGPEGSFVPGTRYTRTDEQYPMSEVVRTLGPRFIESAEDFATSYPVLWPYISHLGITSAAYLPLIAQARPIGALGLLYSGKDGFTADERNLLLALGSSIAQSLQRAMLYEQEHDLAEGLQQAMLPRRIPDVPGAQIAVRYRSARLGRDIGGDWYDVIPLPGGRVGAVIGDVQGHDTHAAAVMGQLRIVLRAYAAEGHSPATVMARASVFLHELDTDRFATCTYAEADLTTGVVQLVRAGHVDPLVRDADGGCRRVPSEGGLPLGLSAEFGRLEYPVGTVELDPGQTMVLFTDGLVELPGADLDEGTQRLTALVTNGPQDLDQLADRLCASVDERGGEDDVALLLLRRKAAQAPQPGGRLQQHVAQNDPEALSSARHMIRAAVRAWGAKDRADEVELAADELVTNALMHTDGGAIVTIRVLTGPERRLRVDVEDRSSALPRRREAGEAGVSGRGLLLVDQLADAWGVESRGTGKCVWSEFVVPPRD, encoded by the coding sequence ATGGATGATCGGGTAGCGGGTGCCCTGTCACTCCCGGACGACTGGCCCGCCCACCCGGATCTCAGCCTCGCCCTGAACCGAATGGGCAGCTTCGACTGGGATCTCGACAGCGGCCTCATGCACTTGGACCGGCCGGCCCTCGACGTGTTCGACATGAGGGCCGAGGAGTACGACAACCGGCCCGAGACGCTCGGGCTGCGCGTGCCGCCCGACGAGGGCGTCCGGCTGGACGCCATGGTCTCGGAGACGCTGAAGAGCGGCCGCAGCACCTACGGGGCGTACTTCCGCCTCCAGTCGCGCGACGGCACCCTGCGCTGGGCGCACACCCAGGGCTTCGTACGCCGCGACGACAGCGGCCGCCCCCGCCGGATCATCGGCATCGTCAGGGACGCCGGCCCGGAGCTGGCCGAGTCCGCCGCCCGCCGCGAGCTGGACGAGGAGCTGCGCCGCCGCACCAGCCTGGTCGACGCCACCACGGCCGCCCTGGCCCACGCCCGTACCGTCAAGGACGTCATCGAGGTCCTGAAGAACTCCGAGGGCCTGGCCCTGCTCGGCGCGACCAGCCTGGTCATGGGGCTCATCGAGGCCGGGCGCATCCATCTGGTGGCCGACGGCCCCGAGGGGTCGTTCGTGCCCGGCACCCGGTACACCCGGACGGACGAGCAGTACCCGATGAGCGAGGTCGTCCGCACGCTCGGCCCCCGCTTCATCGAGTCGGCCGAGGACTTCGCCACCTCCTACCCCGTCCTCTGGCCGTACATCAGCCACCTCGGCATCACCTCCGCCGCCTACCTCCCGCTGATCGCGCAGGCCCGCCCCATCGGCGCGCTCGGCCTTCTCTACAGCGGCAAGGACGGCTTCACCGCCGACGAGCGGAACCTGCTCCTCGCCCTCGGCAGCTCCATCGCCCAGAGCCTCCAGCGCGCCATGCTCTACGAGCAGGAGCACGATCTCGCCGAAGGGCTCCAGCAGGCCATGCTGCCGCGCCGGATCCCCGACGTGCCCGGCGCCCAGATCGCCGTGCGGTACCGCTCGGCCCGGCTCGGCCGGGACATCGGCGGCGACTGGTACGACGTCATCCCGCTGCCCGGCGGCCGGGTCGGCGCCGTCATCGGGGACGTGCAGGGCCACGACACCCACGCGGCCGCCGTGATGGGCCAGCTCCGCATCGTGCTGCGCGCGTACGCCGCCGAGGGGCACAGCCCCGCCACGGTCATGGCACGGGCCTCCGTCTTCCTGCACGAACTCGACACCGACCGCTTCGCGACCTGCACCTATGCCGAGGCCGACCTGACCACCGGCGTGGTCCAGCTGGTCCGCGCCGGACACGTCGACCCGCTCGTCCGCGACGCCGACGGCGGCTGCCGCAGGGTGCCGTCCGAGGGCGGGCTGCCGCTCGGGCTCTCCGCCGAATTCGGCCGGCTCGAATACCCGGTCGGCACGGTCGAGCTGGACCCCGGCCAGACCATGGTGCTGTTCACCGACGGACTGGTGGAACTGCCGGGCGCCGACCTGGACGAGGGCACCCAGCGGCTCACCGCCCTCGTCACCAACGGCCCGCAGGACCTCGATCAGCTCGCCGACCGCCTCTGCGCCTCCGTGGACGAGCGCGGCGGCGAGGACGACGTGGCGCTGCTGCTCCTGCGCCGCAAGGCCGCGCAGGCCCCGCAGCCGGGCGGCCGGCTCCAGCAGCACGTCGCCCAGAACGACCCCGAGGCGCTCAGCTCGGCCCGCCACATGATCCGCGCGGCGGTCCGGGCCTGGGGTGCCAAGGACCGGGCCGACGAGGTCGAGCTGGCCGCCGACGAGCTGGTCACCAACGCCCTGATGCACACCGACGGCGGCGCCATCGTCACGATCCGGGTCCTCACCGGTCCCGAGCGGCGGCTCCGGGTCGACGTCGAGGACCGGTCGAGCGCCCTGCCGCGCCGCCGGGAAGCGGGCGAGGCGGGGGTCTCCGGACGCGGCCTGCTGCTGGTCGACCAGCTCGCGGACGCCTGGGGCGTCGAGTCCCGGGGCACCGGCAAGTGCGTCTGGAGCGAATTCGTCGTTCCGCCACGCGACTGA
- a CDS encoding L-rhamnose mutarotase, with product MRIALHTKVRADRIAEYESAHREVPPELTRAIRAAGAGSWTIWRSGTDLFHLIECDDYARLLAELEQLPVNVAWQARMDGLLDVAHDYSAEGAEAGLPVVWEL from the coding sequence ATGCGCATCGCCCTGCACACCAAGGTCCGCGCCGACCGCATCGCGGAGTACGAGAGCGCGCACCGCGAAGTCCCGCCGGAGCTGACCCGGGCGATCCGGGCGGCAGGCGCCGGCTCCTGGACGATCTGGCGCAGCGGCACCGACCTCTTCCACCTCATCGAGTGCGACGACTACGCACGCCTCCTCGCCGAGCTGGAGCAACTGCCCGTCAACGTCGCCTGGCAGGCCCGGATGGACGGCCTGCTCGACGTCGCCCACGACTACTCCGCCGAGGGCGCCGAAGCCGGGCTGCCCGTCGTCTGGGAGCTGTGA
- a CDS encoding LytR/AlgR family response regulator transcription factor: MLRVLAVDDEEPALEELLYLLRADPRIRSAEGATGATEALRRIGSAVDAGPDDPSAIDVVFLDIHMAGLTGLDVAQLLAGFAAPPLIVFVTAHEGFAVHAFDLKAVDYVLKPVRRERLAEAVRRVAEQVQDRSAPVVHDTAQDQIAVELGGVIRFVPVDDIAYAEAQGDYARLHTDTGSHLVRVPLTTLEERWRTRGFVRIHRRHLVALGRIDELRLDAGSMSVRIGTAELAVSRRHSRALRDLLMRRTSR; this comes from the coding sequence ATGCTCCGCGTACTCGCCGTCGACGACGAAGAACCCGCCCTGGAGGAACTGCTCTACCTCCTGCGCGCCGACCCCCGCATCCGCAGCGCGGAGGGGGCCACCGGGGCCACCGAGGCGCTGCGCCGCATCGGGAGCGCCGTCGACGCGGGGCCCGACGACCCGTCCGCCATCGACGTGGTCTTCCTCGACATCCACATGGCCGGGCTGACCGGCCTCGACGTCGCCCAGCTCCTCGCCGGGTTCGCCGCTCCGCCGCTCATCGTCTTCGTCACCGCCCACGAGGGCTTCGCCGTGCACGCCTTCGACCTCAAGGCCGTCGACTACGTCCTGAAACCGGTCCGCCGCGAACGCCTCGCCGAGGCCGTACGACGCGTCGCCGAACAGGTCCAGGACCGCTCGGCACCCGTCGTCCACGACACCGCGCAGGACCAGATAGCCGTCGAACTGGGCGGCGTCATCCGCTTCGTCCCGGTCGACGACATCGCCTACGCCGAGGCCCAGGGCGACTACGCCCGGCTGCACACCGACACCGGCAGCCACCTCGTCCGCGTCCCCCTCACCACCCTGGAGGAGCGCTGGCGCACCCGCGGCTTCGTCCGCATCCACCGCCGCCACCTCGTGGCCCTCGGCCGCATCGACGAACTGCGCCTGGACGCCGGCAGCATGAGCGTCCGCATCGGCACCGCGGAACTCGCCGTCAGCCGCCGCCACAGCCGCGCGCTGCGCGATCTGCTGATGCGGCGGACCAGCCGCTGA
- a CDS encoding aldo/keto reductase, translating into MRRGRLGGSAVEITELSFGAAAIGNLFSEVEPERAAATVDAAWDAGIRYFDTAPHYGLGLSERRLGEALRHRPRDAYTLSTKVGRVLDPLPPEETAASDGLSEGFAVRATHRRRWDFSAAGVRRSIEDSLDRLGLDRIDIAYLHDPDDHAEPAFREAYPELERLRAEGVVGAIGAGMNQSAMLTRFVRDTDVDVVLCAGRFTLLDQSALTDLLPAAAARGRSVVVGGVFNSGLLADPRPGATYDYATAPLNLLDRALHLKGVIEAHGVPLRAAALRYPLTHPAVAGVLVGTRSPDEVRDAAVQLNREIPDALWDDLRDQGLLPGNGH; encoded by the coding sequence ATGCGGCGCGGCAGGCTGGGTGGCAGCGCGGTCGAGATCACCGAACTCTCCTTCGGCGCGGCCGCCATCGGCAACCTCTTCAGCGAAGTGGAACCGGAACGGGCGGCGGCCACCGTCGACGCCGCCTGGGACGCGGGCATCCGCTACTTCGACACCGCGCCGCACTACGGACTCGGTCTCTCCGAACGCCGCCTCGGGGAGGCCCTGCGCCACCGACCCCGCGACGCGTACACGCTCTCCACCAAGGTCGGCCGCGTCCTCGATCCGCTGCCCCCCGAGGAGACCGCCGCGTCCGACGGGCTCTCCGAGGGCTTCGCCGTACGCGCCACGCACCGCCGACGCTGGGACTTCAGCGCGGCCGGCGTCCGCCGCAGCATCGAGGACAGCCTCGACCGCCTCGGCCTCGACCGCATCGACATCGCCTACCTCCACGACCCCGACGACCACGCCGAGCCCGCCTTCCGCGAGGCGTACCCGGAACTGGAAAGGCTGCGCGCCGAAGGGGTCGTCGGGGCGATCGGCGCCGGGATGAACCAGAGCGCGATGCTCACCCGCTTCGTCCGCGACACCGACGTGGACGTCGTCCTGTGCGCCGGCCGCTTCACCCTCCTCGACCAGTCGGCCCTCACCGACCTGCTCCCGGCCGCCGCCGCGCGCGGCCGGAGCGTCGTCGTCGGCGGAGTCTTCAACTCCGGCCTCCTCGCCGACCCGCGCCCCGGCGCCACCTACGACTACGCCACCGCCCCGCTGAACCTCCTGGACCGGGCCCTGCACCTGAAGGGCGTCATCGAGGCCCACGGAGTCCCGCTGCGCGCCGCCGCCCTGCGGTACCCGCTCACCCACCCGGCCGTCGCCGGGGTGCTCGTCGGCACCCGCTCCCCGGACGAGGTGCGCGACGCCGCCGTACAGCTGAACCGGGAGATCCCGGACGCCCTCTGGGACGACCTGCGCGACCAGGGCCTGCTGCCCGGGAACGGACACTGA
- a CDS encoding Fpg/Nei family DNA glycosylase → MPELPEVEALRLFLDDHLVGKEIDRVLPVAISVLKTYDPPLTALHGGTVTDVRRHGKFLDIGVGPLHLVTHLARAGWLRWNDAFPAAPPRPGKGPLALRTVLTGGDGFDLTEAGTTKRLAVHLVHDPAEVPGIARLGPDPLGPEFDRDAFAALLDGERRQIKGALRDQSLIGGIGNAYSDEILHVAKMSPFKLTANLTDDEITRLHTAMRTTLEDAVARSGGVEAGRLKAEKKSAMRVHGRTGQACPVCGDTIREVSFSDSSLQYCPTCQTGGKPLADRRLSRLLK, encoded by the coding sequence ATGCCCGAACTGCCGGAAGTCGAAGCCCTGCGGCTCTTCCTCGACGACCATCTCGTCGGCAAGGAGATCGACCGCGTCCTGCCCGTCGCCATCAGCGTCCTCAAGACATACGACCCACCGCTCACCGCCCTGCACGGCGGCACGGTCACCGACGTACGGCGGCACGGCAAGTTCCTCGACATCGGCGTCGGCCCCCTCCACCTCGTCACCCACCTCGCCCGGGCCGGCTGGCTCCGCTGGAACGACGCCTTTCCCGCTGCCCCGCCGCGCCCCGGCAAGGGCCCGCTGGCGCTGCGTACCGTCCTCACCGGCGGCGACGGCTTCGACCTCACCGAAGCGGGCACCACCAAACGCCTCGCCGTTCACCTCGTGCACGACCCGGCCGAGGTCCCCGGGATCGCCCGCCTCGGACCCGACCCGCTCGGCCCGGAATTCGACCGGGACGCGTTCGCCGCGCTCCTCGACGGGGAACGCCGCCAGATCAAGGGCGCCCTGCGCGACCAGTCGCTCATCGGCGGCATCGGCAACGCGTACAGCGACGAGATCCTGCACGTCGCCAAGATGTCGCCGTTCAAGCTCACCGCGAACCTCACCGACGACGAGATCACCCGCCTCCACACAGCCATGCGCACCACCCTGGAGGACGCCGTCGCCCGGTCCGGCGGCGTCGAGGCGGGGCGCCTCAAGGCCGAGAAGAAGAGCGCGATGCGGGTCCACGGGCGCACCGGCCAGGCATGCCCGGTCTGCGGCGACACGATCCGCGAGGTCTCCTTCAGCGACTCCTCGCTCCAGTACTGCCCGACCTGCCAGACCGGCGGCAAACCGCTCGCGGACCGCCGCCTGTCCCGGCTGCTCAAGTAG
- a CDS encoding amidohydrolase family protein, with translation MTARPRIVDAHHHVWDLAVRDQDWITGEALAPLRRDFALADLEPEARAAGVSATVLVQTVTAAEETPEFLALAESSDLVAGVVGWTDLTAPDIADTLAALRELPGGDRLVGLRHQVQGEPDPEWLLRPDVLRGLAAVADAGLVYDLVVLPHQLPAATRAAAALPGLVLVLDHAGKPPIATGHTRPWADELRAFAALPNTVCKLSGLVTEADWDAWTPDDLRPYAETVIDAFGPGRLMFGSDWPVCRLAATYAEVLDTARTLIQDLGDDERAAVLATTAERVYGLR, from the coding sequence ATGACCGCCCGGCCCCGCATCGTGGACGCCCACCACCATGTGTGGGACCTCGCGGTACGCGACCAGGACTGGATCACCGGTGAGGCGCTGGCCCCCCTGCGCCGCGACTTCGCCCTCGCCGATCTGGAGCCCGAGGCCCGCGCGGCCGGGGTGAGCGCCACCGTGCTCGTCCAGACCGTCACCGCGGCCGAGGAGACCCCCGAGTTCCTGGCGCTCGCCGAGAGCAGCGACCTGGTCGCCGGGGTCGTCGGCTGGACCGACCTCACGGCCCCGGACATCGCGGACACTCTGGCCGCCCTGCGCGAACTCCCCGGCGGCGACCGGCTCGTCGGCCTGCGCCACCAGGTCCAGGGCGAACCCGACCCCGAGTGGCTGCTGCGGCCCGACGTGCTGCGCGGTCTGGCCGCCGTGGCCGACGCCGGGCTCGTCTACGACCTGGTGGTCCTCCCGCACCAGCTGCCCGCCGCGACCCGGGCCGCCGCCGCGCTCCCGGGTCTCGTCCTCGTACTCGACCACGCCGGGAAGCCGCCGATCGCCACCGGGCACACCCGGCCCTGGGCCGACGAGCTGCGGGCCTTCGCCGCCCTCCCCAACACCGTCTGCAAGCTCTCCGGACTCGTCACCGAAGCGGACTGGGACGCCTGGACCCCGGACGACCTGCGCCCGTACGCGGAGACCGTCATCGACGCCTTCGGGCCCGGGCGGCTCATGTTCGGCTCGGACTGGCCGGTGTGCCGCCTCGCCGCCACGTACGCCGAGGTCCTGGACACCGCCCGCACCCTGATCCAGGACCTGGGCGACGACGAGCGGGCCGCCGTGCTCGCCACCACCGCCGAACGGGTGTACGGCCTGCGGTAG